The Metabacillus schmidteae genome has a segment encoding these proteins:
- the lexA gene encoding transcriptional repressor LexA, which translates to MTKLSKRQQDILSFIKDEVQKKGYPPSVREIGEAVGLASSSTVHGHLARLESKGLIRRDPTKPRAIEILEEETNHIPKINVVNVPVIGKVTAGLPITAIENVEEYFPLPDRYVSEDEHVFMLEIMGESMIEAGILDGDLVIVRQQQTANNGDIVVAMTEDDEATCKRFFKEKDYIRLQPENSTMEPIILRNVSILGKVIGVYRTVH; encoded by the coding sequence ATGACAAAACTATCAAAAAGACAACAAGATATCTTAAGCTTCATAAAAGATGAGGTCCAAAAGAAAGGATATCCACCTTCTGTTCGCGAAATTGGTGAAGCGGTGGGACTGGCTTCAAGCTCAACGGTCCATGGACATTTAGCTAGATTAGAATCCAAAGGATTGATTAGAAGAGACCCCACAAAACCTAGAGCAATTGAAATCTTAGAAGAAGAAACAAATCATATTCCAAAAATTAATGTAGTAAATGTCCCGGTCATCGGGAAAGTAACAGCAGGGCTTCCGATTACAGCTATCGAGAATGTTGAAGAATATTTTCCTTTACCTGACCGTTATGTTTCGGAAGATGAACATGTTTTTATGCTGGAAATTATGGGTGAAAGTATGATTGAGGCTGGTATTTTAGATGGAGACTTAGTAATTGTCCGTCAGCAACAGACGGCTAACAATGGTGATATTGTTGTTGCTATGACAGAAGATGACGAGGCAACATGTAAGAGATTCTTCAAAGAAAAAGACTATATTCGCCTGCAACCTGAAAACTCTACGATGGAGCCAATTATTTTACGAAATGTTAGTATTTTAGGAAAAGTAATTGGGGTTTATCGAACAGTACACTAA
- a CDS encoding aspartyl-phosphate phosphatase Spo0E family protein: protein MLQIIEKKRAELIDIVLKNGLNSNISIKYSQELDVLLTQYIKEDLPHKKQVCS from the coding sequence ATGCTTCAAATAATTGAAAAGAAACGAGCCGAGCTAATTGACATTGTCCTAAAAAATGGGCTAAACTCAAACATTTCTATTAAATATAGCCAAGAGCTTGATGTATTATTAACACAATATATAAAAGAAGATTTACCTCATAAAAAGCAGGTTTGTTCATAA
- a CDS encoding YneF family protein yields the protein MELWVVILVGVLALLAGVALGFFIARKYMMDYLKKNPPINEQMLKMMMMQMGMKPSQKKINQMMSQMNKMQK from the coding sequence ATGGAATTATGGGTTGTTATTCTAGTAGGCGTTCTAGCACTACTTGCTGGAGTTGCACTAGGATTTTTCATTGCGCGTAAATATATGATGGATTACCTGAAGAAAAATCCACCTATTAATGAGCAAATGCTAAAAATGATGATGATGCAAATGGGAATGAAACCATCCCAAAAGAAAATTAATCAAATGATGTCTCAAATGAACAAAATGCAAAAATAA
- the yneA gene encoding cell division suppressor protein YneA — MKKESLSYILAFFVVLLAITVGITYTNKTDSLENYHQVEIKKGDSLWTIADQFQDKHNISKQDFVKWVQEKNEIHSSTLTPGEIVFVPIHKEEVHQFQQIASE; from the coding sequence ATGAAAAAAGAGTCTTTATCTTACATTCTAGCTTTTTTTGTTGTACTATTAGCCATAACAGTAGGAATTACTTATACCAATAAAACCGATAGTTTAGAAAACTATCACCAAGTTGAAATTAAAAAAGGTGATAGTCTCTGGACGATTGCAGATCAATTTCAAGATAAACATAATATTTCAAAACAGGATTTTGTCAAGTGGGTTCAGGAGAAAAATGAGATTCATTCTTCTACATTAACACCAGGAGAAATCGTTTTTGTACCAATACATAAAGAAGAAGTTCATCAATTTCAACAAATAGCAAGTGAATGA
- a CDS encoding YneB family resolvase-like protein yields MKAVIYCRVSTEKDTQDTSIERQKEELLSLAATHNMNVIKIIEERHSGYDVDRDGIIEALELLKDKKASVLLVQDDTRLGRGHAKIALLHEIKKLQASIFTLNEKGEPELSETDSMILSILATVEEFQRKLINYKIKRGMQRAIQNGFNPQKNLKNQDQAGGREKIEVPLEEIIKLRNKDLTFQEIAATLRGLGFDVSKATVHRRYKEHIEETQFNSK; encoded by the coding sequence ATGAAGGCCGTTATTTATTGTCGAGTTAGTACAGAGAAAGATACACAAGATACTTCAATTGAAAGACAAAAAGAAGAGCTTCTTTCACTAGCTGCAACTCACAATATGAACGTTATTAAAATAATAGAAGAAAGACATAGTGGATATGATGTAGATAGGGATGGAATTATTGAAGCGCTTGAGTTGTTAAAAGATAAGAAAGCATCTGTCCTTTTAGTTCAAGATGATACTAGATTAGGGCGTGGTCACGCAAAGATCGCGCTTTTACATGAAATAAAGAAACTACAAGCATCCATTTTCACTTTAAACGAAAAAGGTGAGCCGGAGTTATCTGAAACAGATTCAATGATACTGAGTATACTGGCTACAGTTGAAGAATTTCAAAGAAAGCTGATAAATTATAAGATTAAAAGAGGGATGCAGCGTGCTATCCAGAATGGATTTAATCCTCAAAAAAATCTTAAGAACCAAGACCAAGCAGGAGGTAGAGAGAAGATTGAGGTCCCACTTGAAGAAATAATTAAGTTGAGAAATAAGGATCTAACATTTCAAGAAATAGCTGCTACCCTTAGAGGACTTGGATTTGATGTTAGTAAAGCTACAGTTCATAGAAGATATAAAGAGCACATTGAAGAAACTCAATTCAACTCGAAATGA
- a CDS encoding YkvA family protein, with amino-acid sequence MSQDVKPENFSKHFSNDSFWSKLKKFGKKAGVSVVYVALLLFYTLQKPTTPVWAKTVIISVLGYFILPVDLFPDLLPAGYTDDMSGLFGALVTVAMFIDDEVKYKAKERVRIWFGDQAVSETETVDDKMNKKVNQEDKEKDED; translated from the coding sequence ATGTCACAGGATGTAAAACCTGAAAACTTTTCTAAGCATTTTTCGAATGATTCTTTTTGGAGTAAGCTAAAGAAATTTGGCAAAAAAGCTGGTGTTTCAGTTGTTTATGTAGCACTTTTACTTTTTTATACTCTGCAAAAACCAACAACTCCTGTTTGGGCTAAAACTGTAATTATTAGCGTACTAGGATATTTCATTCTTCCAGTTGATCTCTTCCCTGATTTACTTCCTGCTGGTTATACTGATGATATGTCAGGATTATTTGGAGCACTTGTTACAGTAGCAATGTTTATCGATGACGAAGTGAAATATAAGGCAAAAGAAAGAGTTAGAATATGGTTTGGCGATCAAGCAGTCTCTGAGACTGAAACTGTAGATGATAAAATGAATAAGAAAGTAAATCAAGAAGATAAAGAAAAGGATGAAGATTAA
- a CDS encoding DUF896 domain-containing protein, translating to MLPKSKIDRINELSKKSKTEGLTEEEKVEQQTLRNDYLHAFRSSMKNTLKGVTVVDPNGNDVTPQKIKNERRKDLH from the coding sequence ATGTTACCTAAATCTAAAATAGATCGAATAAATGAATTATCAAAGAAATCAAAAACTGAGGGCTTAACGGAAGAAGAGAAGGTAGAACAACAAACTTTACGCAATGATTATTTACATGCTTTTCGTTCTTCGATGAAGAATACACTAAAAGGTGTTACAGTTGTTGATCCAAATGGCAATGATGTAACCCCTCAAAAAATTAAAAATGAGAGAAGAAAAGATCTTCATTAA
- the glnA gene encoding type I glutamate--ammonia ligase, which produces MAKYSREDIVSLVKENNVKYIRLQFTDILGTIKNVEIPTSQLDKALDNKMMFDGSSIEGFVRIEESDMYLYPDLDTFVIFPWTAEKGKVARFICDIYNPDGTPFAGDPRNNLRRILAEMEELGFTDFNLGPEPEFFLFKLDEKGEPTLELNDNGGYFDLAPTDLGENCRRDIVLELEEMGFEIEASHHEVAPGQHEIDFKYANAIKACDDIQTFKLVVKTIARKHGLHATFMPKPLFGVNGSGMHMNLSLFRKGENAFLDPNGDLQLSDTARQFIAGVIKHAPAFTAVTNPTVNSYKRLVPGYEAPCYVAWSAQNRSPLIRIPASRGLSTRVEVRSVDPAANPYLAMSVLLAAGLDGIKNNLDAPKPIDRNIYVMSKEERVENGIVDLPATLAQALDLLKADSTMKHALGEHLFEHFIEAKEIEWDMFRTQVHPWEREQYMSMY; this is translated from the coding sequence GTGGCTAAATATTCAAGAGAAGATATTGTAAGTTTAGTAAAAGAAAATAATGTAAAATATATCCGATTACAATTCACGGATATACTTGGAACGATCAAAAACGTTGAAATCCCAACAAGTCAGTTAGATAAAGCACTTGACAATAAAATGATGTTTGATGGTTCTTCAATTGAAGGTTTTGTACGTATCGAAGAATCTGATATGTATTTATATCCTGACTTAGATACATTTGTTATCTTCCCTTGGACAGCAGAAAAAGGAAAAGTAGCTCGTTTTATCTGTGATATTTACAATCCGGATGGTACTCCGTTTGCAGGTGATCCACGTAATAATTTACGTCGTATTCTTGCTGAAATGGAAGAGCTTGGCTTTACTGATTTCAACTTAGGGCCAGAACCTGAATTTTTCTTATTTAAGTTAGATGAAAAAGGCGAGCCGACTCTAGAACTAAATGATAATGGTGGTTATTTTGATTTAGCACCAACAGATCTTGGCGAAAACTGCCGTCGTGATATCGTTCTTGAACTAGAGGAGATGGGCTTTGAAATTGAAGCTTCTCACCACGAAGTTGCACCAGGACAGCATGAGATCGATTTTAAATATGCAAATGCAATTAAAGCATGTGACGATATCCAAACATTCAAGCTAGTTGTTAAAACAATTGCTCGTAAACATGGTTTACATGCTACATTTATGCCTAAGCCATTATTTGGAGTTAATGGTTCAGGTATGCATATGAACTTATCTTTATTCCGCAAAGGGGAAAATGCATTCCTGGATCCAAATGGAGATCTTCAATTAAGTGATACGGCAAGACAATTTATTGCAGGTGTTATCAAGCATGCACCAGCATTTACAGCAGTTACAAATCCAACAGTAAATTCTTACAAACGTCTTGTACCTGGTTATGAAGCACCTTGTTATGTTGCTTGGTCTGCACAAAACAGAAGTCCATTAATTCGTATTCCAGCATCTCGCGGCTTAAGTACACGTGTTGAAGTACGTAGTGTTGACCCTGCTGCAAACCCTTATTTAGCAATGAGTGTTTTATTAGCTGCAGGTCTTGATGGAATTAAAAACAATCTTGATGCTCCAAAACCAATTGACCGTAACATCTATGTTATGTCAAAAGAAGAGCGTGTTGAAAATGGTATTGTTGATTTACCGGCAACATTGGCTCAAGCATTAGATTTACTAAAAGCAGACAGCACTATGAAACATGCATTAGGTGAACATTTATTCGAGCACTTCATTGAAGCGAAAGAAATCGAATGGGATATGTTCCGCACGCAAGTACACCCATGGGAAAGAGAACAATACATGTCAATGTATTAA
- the sirA gene encoding sporulation inhibitor of replication protein SirA: MVRHYYIYLIEEEFASHYFGRESKIYHLFQDFHWTTVRSAHGSTIEKQIQYITKPIPALFIHQLLGTHLSKRSDYQMFHNIHKIVLKGNVGNATLIVKNRHLELSSDGSFEAETIFFEVLRKFDPCFLAMDFKGERYGWLNPIKERNFG, encoded by the coding sequence ATGGTGAGACACTATTATATATATTTAATAGAAGAAGAGTTTGCAAGTCACTACTTTGGACGGGAATCTAAAATCTACCATCTGTTTCAAGACTTTCACTGGACAACAGTACGTTCAGCTCATGGAAGTACAATTGAAAAGCAAATACAGTATATCACTAAGCCAATCCCGGCATTATTTATACATCAACTGCTAGGAACTCATCTATCAAAACGTTCGGATTATCAAATGTTTCATAATATACATAAAATTGTACTAAAAGGAAACGTCGGCAACGCAACGCTTATTGTAAAAAATCGCCATCTAGAACTTTCTTCTGATGGAAGTTTTGAAGCGGAAACCATTTTTTTTGAAGTGTTAAGAAAGTTTGATCCTTGTTTTTTAGCAATGGATTTTAAAGGTGAAAGATATGGTTGGTTAAACCCTATAAAAGAAAGAAATTTTGGCTGA